Proteins found in one Arcobacter sp. F155 genomic segment:
- a CDS encoding AraC family transcriptional regulator has protein sequence MSYKVNLENFDEFMLESNSSETINFKLPKNLGSFVSKKEIVSKDILMFKTETSFNERLTLSSRSFVSGLSIVVNLGGKFNYLDKSNNKTLNIKENRIITKYINEYDSVLDFDKNSKNNSLCLILRDEFLEKYFLNKIENTDELFKNYRNNVSTTFEKQFQNYKIVSLAKELYNSPFEGELNNLYIQSKVFELIYEELNSIVNEHNNLCDCGCSKINYEDKLALYKAKELIEKADEFYSLEQLCKKVAINEFKLKFGFKELFDTTPGALVLKTRMEKAKVLLSTGEYNISEVSKIIGYKYQQSFSTAFFKYFGVLPKDLVKRRKYY, from the coding sequence ATGTCATATAAAGTAAATCTTGAAAATTTTGATGAGTTTATGCTTGAATCAAATAGTTCCGAAACAATAAATTTTAAGCTACCTAAGAATCTTGGTTCTTTCGTAAGTAAAAAAGAGATTGTAAGTAAAGACATTCTTATGTTTAAAACAGAGACTAGTTTCAATGAAAGATTAACATTAAGCTCTAGGTCTTTTGTCTCAGGTCTTTCTATAGTTGTTAATTTAGGAGGAAAGTTTAACTATCTAGATAAAAGTAACAATAAAACTTTGAATATAAAAGAAAATAGAATAATCACTAAATATATAAATGAATATGATTCTGTATTGGATTTTGATAAAAACTCAAAAAATAATAGCCTATGCCTTATTTTAAGGGATGAGTTTTTAGAGAAATACTTTTTAAATAAAATTGAAAACACAGATGAGTTATTTAAAAACTATAGAAACAATGTTTCAACAACCTTTGAAAAACAGTTTCAAAACTATAAGATTGTTTCTCTTGCAAAAGAGCTATATAACTCACCTTTTGAAGGGGAATTAAATAACCTGTATATTCAAAGTAAAGTTTTTGAGTTAATATATGAAGAGTTGAACTCTATCGTAAATGAGCATAATAATTTATGTGATTGTGGATGTTCAAAAATAAATTATGAGGATAAGCTTGCTTTATACAAAGCAAAAGAGTTAATAGAAAAAGCAGATGAATTTTATAGTTTAGAACAGCTTTGTAAAAAAGTAGCAATAAATGAGTTTAAATTAAAGTTTGGTTTTAAAGAGCTTTTTGATACAACTCCTGGGGCTTTAGTTTTAAAAACTAGGATGGAAAAAGCAAAAGTTTTACTAAGTACTGGAGAGTACAATATTTCAGAAGTTTCAAAAATAATTGGATACAAATATCAGCAAAGCTTCTCAACTGCTTTTTTTAAGTATTTTGGTGTGTTACCTAAAGACTTAGTAAAAAGAAGGAAGTATTATTAA
- a CDS encoding ABC transporter ATP-binding protein, which yields MNNEKVSSFKESYETTINIAGKNDRLVKRSFLYFILAYVFQGLAFALFFPLLNNIFTSEFSIKKSLFWLGAICILSLISFFFRWLGSGFQYSKDIVQITHELRIKLGEKIKTMPLQNLYKYRTGELNSILAQNVDESILHMGIVSGMFFEVLIVPLVIILATFFIDPSMALALLIAIPFAIPVYYWSRKKTKWDKTEGIKAHAKLEADTIEYIQGLPILRAVNQVGENAQNLQKSITNLREVQKKGVFASTLPMIIMNTLIEFLFLFVLVLGSIYITNEEFSIGALIALLIILGRLSEPLANFLAVASVLDIMEASFKHIRKLLDIKEFFIKEPKQKPKKFNINFENVDFAYEGNTKNSLESLNLEIKDNSLTAIVGPSGSGKTTITKLIMRYDDPQKGLVKIGDVDIRSMKQTTLMSYISVVFQDVYLFDDTILNNIRMGKPKASDEEVLAASKAAFCHEFVSRLPHGYETKVGEIGGSLSGGERQRISIARAILKDAPIVILDEPTSALDTESEVAVQNALDELIKDKTVIVIAHRLSTIAHADNILVVEDGHIKEHGTHQELFNKKDKYYAMFQAQQRVKEWDVKSSIK from the coding sequence ATGAATAATGAAAAAGTATCTTCATTTAAAGAATCTTATGAGACAACTATCAATATAGCAGGAAAGAACGATAGATTAGTGAAAAGAAGTTTTTTATATTTTATTCTTGCTTATGTTTTTCAAGGTTTAGCTTTTGCTCTATTTTTCCCTTTATTAAATAATATTTTTACAAGTGAATTTAGTATAAAGAAAAGTCTATTTTGGCTTGGAGCAATTTGCATACTTAGTTTAATCTCTTTCTTTTTTCGGTGGTTAGGTTCAGGTTTTCAATACTCAAAAGATATTGTACAAATAACCCATGAACTAAGAATAAAACTTGGAGAAAAAATAAAAACTATGCCTCTTCAAAATCTATACAAATATAGAACTGGAGAATTAAACTCTATTTTAGCACAAAATGTTGATGAATCAATTCTTCATATGGGAATAGTTTCAGGAATGTTTTTTGAAGTTCTTATTGTGCCTCTTGTGATAATTTTAGCAACATTTTTTATAGACCCTAGTATGGCATTAGCTCTTCTTATTGCTATTCCTTTTGCTATTCCTGTTTATTATTGGAGTAGAAAAAAAACAAAATGGGATAAAACAGAAGGAATAAAAGCTCATGCAAAACTTGAAGCAGATACTATTGAATATATTCAAGGTTTACCTATTTTAAGAGCTGTAAACCAAGTAGGTGAAAATGCACAAAACCTTCAAAAATCTATAACTAATTTAAGAGAAGTACAAAAAAAAGGTGTTTTTGCTTCTACTCTTCCAATGATTATAATGAATACTCTAATTGAGTTTTTGTTTTTATTTGTTCTTGTTTTAGGAAGTATTTATATTACTAATGAAGAGTTTAGTATAGGAGCTTTAATTGCTTTACTTATTATTTTAGGAAGACTATCTGAACCTTTAGCAAACTTTTTAGCAGTTGCAAGTGTTTTAGATATTATGGAAGCTTCTTTTAAACATATTCGAAAACTTTTAGATATAAAAGAGTTTTTTATAAAAGAACCAAAACAAAAACCTAAAAAATTTAATATTAACTTTGAAAATGTAGATTTTGCTTATGAAGGAAATACAAAAAATAGTTTAGAAAGTTTAAATCTTGAAATCAAAGACAACTCACTTACTGCAATAGTTGGACCATCAGGAAGTGGTAAGACAACAATTACAAAACTAATTATGAGATATGATGACCCACAAAAAGGTCTAGTAAAAATTGGTGACGTAGATATTAGAAGCATGAAGCAAACTACTTTAATGAGTTATATCTCTGTAGTATTTCAAGATGTCTATTTATTTGATGACACTATTTTAAATAATATTCGTATGGGAAAACCAAAGGCAAGTGATGAGGAAGTATTAGCTGCTTCTAAAGCTGCATTTTGTCATGAGTTTGTTTCACGTCTTCCCCATGGATATGAAACAAAAGTTGGGGAAATTGGTGGAAGTTTAAGTGGAGGAGAACGTCAACGTATTTCTATTGCAAGAGCTATTTTAAAAGATGCACCTATTGTAATACTTGATGAACCCACCTCAGCACTAGACACAGAAAGTGAAGTAGCTGTTCAAAATGCTTTAGATGAACTTATCAAAGACAAAACTGTAATTGTCATAGCCCATAGACTTTCTACTATTGCCCATGCTGATAATATCCTAGTAGTAGAAGATGGTCATATTAAAGAACACGGTACCCACCAAGAATTATTTAACAAAAAAGATAAATATTATGCCATGTTCCAAGCGCAACAAAGAGTAAAAGAGTGGGATGTAAAAAGTAGTATCAAATGA
- a CDS encoding MFS transporter, which produces MKKKLTWNTIFLLFSLYTTQFLGLGFFIEAFIGILRQNGVSLENLGFIYMLGLFWVFRFLWAPFIDKIYFKKMGHYRAWILIFQSLMVITLLFIALLHIDKNLPLIIILSVFFAFFAASQNIALDAFAFKVTFKRQRSLINGIKAAGGLIGMILGGGFGLILYSKLGWHPTMFIMAILTAISLIQIFIYSEPKMKHANFIEKVDYKQYLTFWKTKEKKLWFILLFLYPITISSAFGITTPLLVDLNWSLDKIGFAVHIVGYGIGFLASFATSFLINKFGRKIILIVAAIGQIVGILMLFLIFKYHENEFLVMFIVGFIFLFYTPSQVLMTTLMMDLSSNKSPASQFAIQHSIYMFSGIFFSSMSVSLSGVLGYEKVIIICAFIGLFSIYFSTKIEFILKRNKNERNQAFNGS; this is translated from the coding sequence ATGAAAAAAAAACTAACTTGGAATACTATATTTTTATTGTTTAGTCTTTATACTACTCAATTCTTAGGTTTAGGCTTCTTTATTGAAGCCTTCATTGGGATTTTAAGACAAAATGGAGTTTCATTAGAAAACCTTGGTTTTATATACATGCTAGGTCTTTTTTGGGTATTTAGGTTTTTATGGGCTCCATTTATAGATAAGATATACTTTAAAAAAATGGGGCATTATCGTGCTTGGATTCTTATTTTCCAGTCACTGATGGTTATTACACTTCTTTTTATTGCTTTATTACATATAGATAAAAATCTACCTCTAATAATAATTCTATCTGTATTTTTCGCTTTTTTTGCAGCATCACAAAATATTGCTTTAGATGCCTTTGCATTTAAAGTAACCTTTAAAAGACAACGCTCTTTAATAAATGGAATTAAAGCTGCGGGTGGACTTATTGGAATGATTTTAGGTGGAGGCTTTGGTTTAATTCTTTATTCAAAATTAGGCTGGCACCCTACTATGTTTATTATGGCTATATTAACAGCAATCTCTCTTATTCAAATATTTATTTATTCAGAACCAAAGATGAAACATGCAAACTTTATTGAGAAAGTAGATTATAAACAATATCTTACTTTTTGGAAAACAAAAGAAAAAAAACTATGGTTTATTTTACTTTTCCTTTATCCAATAACTATCTCTTCAGCTTTTGGAATAACTACTCCTTTACTAGTTGATTTAAATTGGAGTTTAGACAAAATAGGTTTTGCTGTTCACATTGTAGGTTATGGAATAGGTTTTTTAGCCTCATTTGCCACTTCCTTTTTAATAAACAAATTTGGAAGAAAAATCATCTTGATAGTTGCAGCAATAGGACAAATAGTTGGTATCTTAATGCTATTCTTAATTTTTAAATACCATGAAAATGAGTTCCTTGTGATGTTTATTGTAGGGTTTATATTTTTATTTTATACTCCATCACAAGTATTAATGACAACCTTAATGATGGACTTATCTTCAAATAAATCTCCCGCCTCACAATTTGCAATACAACATAGTATTTATATGTTCTCTGGAATTTTCTTTAGCTCTATGTCTGTTTCTTTATCAGGTGTTCTAGGTTATGAAAAGGTAATTATAATTTGTGCCTTTATAGGCTTATTCTCTATTTATTTTTCTACAAAAATTGAATTTATTTTAAAAAGGAATAAAAATGAAAGAAATCAAGCCTTTAATGGCAGTTAA
- a CDS encoding TonB-dependent receptor yields MRRTKKLVFLSLVCSTLLYANNTKNTNATNLDSITVTANKVEENIKDVPQSITVIDGTVIEEKGIKKISEVIKEIPNMNFQNSTNGGMSSFRGLNTSMFTNNNPVVIYVDGVPYYDRVDFNPSLENIERIEVLRGPQGTLYGKDAIGAVINIITKAPTNEWSGSLLAEYGSDNLYKTSFNTSGAIIENKLFAGINGSFKKEDGWITNNYSGMDEDANKKSDRKTSAFLLFEPNEKFSAKITMTNNYEKDYFMDGFSADPSIDINKLKREDAENVSFDVPAYERTKVKSENLNLSYEFEKMRLESITTHKRVDFDGEYDTDNFSNTPSDGLGQFNYTELKTWTQELRLSSKNQDIKWITGLYFDKEDRSQGPYGAEQLYMGGVFTGDANSKANSKTQAIFGQTMIPLGEDFELTLGGRYQKIKKDIDVTAKSSWSGMANPDVNYKDEKTWNTFLPKLALMYHINNDTTSYISVSKGYMPGGFNYYPSSDDSSQNSFEAQKSTNYEIGLKHLGEDYAINFAIFKMDIKDIHVYKQLMGGTVFATSNAEKAHSQGIELDGSYYITDNLQLSAAFGLINAKYDEYDNGTRNYDGERIEGTPRYTASLGLAYMQEKGLYGRLDIHARGKTAFIDGADNDNLVEADGGITSNIKVGYKTKSFDVFSYINNITDEDYVSSYMSKPGTSWVGFNEPRRFGIGIKYSF; encoded by the coding sequence ATGAGAAGAACTAAAAAGCTAGTATTTTTATCTTTAGTTTGTAGTACTTTACTATATGCAAACAATACTAAAAATACAAATGCAACAAATCTTGATAGTATTACAGTTACTGCAAATAAAGTAGAAGAAAATATCAAGGATGTTCCCCAAAGTATCACAGTAATTGATGGTACAGTAATTGAAGAAAAAGGGATTAAAAAAATCTCTGAAGTAATCAAGGAAATCCCAAATATGAATTTTCAAAACTCTACAAATGGAGGAATGAGTTCTTTTAGAGGGCTAAATACTTCAATGTTTACAAATAACAATCCCGTAGTAATATATGTTGATGGGGTGCCATATTATGATAGAGTTGACTTTAATCCATCACTAGAAAATATTGAAAGAATTGAAGTATTAAGAGGTCCACAAGGTACACTATATGGTAAAGATGCAATTGGTGCTGTTATTAATATCATAACTAAAGCTCCAACAAATGAATGGAGCGGAAGTCTTCTAGCAGAGTATGGAAGTGACAACCTTTATAAAACTTCATTCAATACTAGTGGAGCTATTATTGAAAATAAACTTTTTGCAGGGATTAATGGTTCTTTTAAAAAAGAGGATGGTTGGATTACAAATAATTATTCAGGAATGGATGAAGATGCAAATAAAAAAAGTGATAGAAAAACAAGTGCTTTCTTACTTTTTGAACCAAATGAAAAATTCTCTGCAAAAATAACTATGACAAATAATTATGAAAAAGACTATTTTATGGATGGTTTTAGTGCTGACCCATCTATTGATATAAATAAACTAAAACGAGAAGATGCTGAAAATGTAAGTTTTGATGTTCCAGCTTACGAAAGAACAAAGGTAAAATCAGAGAATTTAAACCTAAGTTATGAGTTTGAAAAAATGAGACTTGAATCAATAACAACACATAAAAGAGTTGATTTTGATGGAGAGTATGATACTGATAATTTTTCAAATACACCAAGTGATGGATTAGGTCAGTTTAACTATACTGAACTAAAAACATGGACTCAAGAGTTAAGACTTTCTAGTAAAAATCAGGATATCAAATGGATTACTGGTTTATATTTTGATAAAGAAGATAGATCGCAAGGTCCCTATGGAGCAGAACAACTATATATGGGAGGAGTTTTTACAGGGGATGCTAACTCTAAAGCAAACAGTAAGACACAAGCTATTTTTGGACAAACAATGATTCCTTTAGGTGAAGACTTTGAGTTAACTTTAGGAGGTCGATACCAAAAAATAAAAAAAGATATTGATGTAACAGCTAAATCTAGTTGGTCAGGTATGGCTAATCCTGATGTTAATTACAAGGATGAAAAAACTTGGAATACATTCTTACCAAAGCTTGCATTAATGTATCACATAAACAATGATACTACAAGTTATATCTCTGTTTCAAAAGGATATATGCCAGGAGGATTTAATTACTACCCTTCTAGTGATGATAGTTCTCAAAATAGCTTTGAAGCACAAAAATCAACTAACTATGAAATCGGTTTAAAACACTTAGGTGAAGACTATGCTATCAATTTTGCAATTTTTAAAATGGATATAAAAGATATTCATGTTTACAAACAACTTATGGGAGGAACTGTATTTGCTACAAGTAATGCAGAAAAAGCCCACTCACAAGGAATTGAGCTTGATGGTTCATACTATATCACAGACAACTTACAATTATCAGCAGCCTTTGGTTTAATAAATGCAAAATACGATGAATATGATAATGGAACAAGAAACTATGATGGAGAAAGAATAGAAGGAACACCTAGATATACAGCAAGCCTTGGTCTTGCATATATGCAAGAAAAAGGTCTGTATGGAAGACTTGATATTCATGCTCGAGGGAAAACAGCTTTTATTGATGGAGCAGATAATGACAATTTAGTTGAAGCAGATGGAGGAATCACTTCTAATATAAAAGTTGGTTACAAAACAAAAAGCTTTGATGTATTTAGTTATATCAACAATATAACAGATGAAGATTATGTAAGTTCATATATGTCTAAGCCCGGTACATCTTGGGTTGGATTTAATGAGCCTAGAAGATTTGGAATCGGTATTAAATATAGTTTCTAA
- a CDS encoding MFS transporter produces the protein MKEIKPLMAVNILCVSSMMAFLAVVGPIIRKLNLQEWHAGLMVALAGVAWVLLSRFWGKKSDYYGRKNILVFTIFGFFLSYLFLAGFVNYAMITPPTVIISLSALVFARVMIGVFYSAIPPVSNALIADKVEPRKRTSYMASLGAANGIGMIIGPMAGGALAIYGLTTPLYFAAILPLVAVVIIYFKLEPSKKREKTQEKPIHFLDKRLRLPMITSFFTMYSIVTSQVCIGFFILDKFYLGEIEAAKSTGYILAVIGVVFIITQIAVSKLKNISSYTWLTLGSILCASGYFLVSIITTQLQLTIAFSIGTVGLGMLMPAFLAITANSVQEHEQGVAAGTVSAAQGLGIIIGPLLSTLLYEIKPEIPFLFSAVTFLLLTIISLSYKKEDLIKC, from the coding sequence ATGAAAGAAATCAAGCCTTTAATGGCAGTTAATATTTTATGTGTATCTTCTATGATGGCTTTTTTAGCTGTCGTAGGACCAATAATTAGAAAGTTAAATCTACAAGAGTGGCACGCAGGACTTATGGTCGCTCTTGCAGGAGTTGCTTGGGTTTTACTTTCAAGATTTTGGGGTAAAAAAAGTGATTATTATGGAAGAAAAAATATTCTAGTCTTTACAATATTTGGATTTTTTCTTTCTTACTTATTTTTAGCAGGCTTTGTAAACTATGCCATGATAACTCCACCTACTGTTATTATTTCACTTAGTGCTTTAGTTTTTGCCAGAGTTATGATTGGAGTATTTTATTCTGCTATTCCTCCTGTTTCAAATGCTTTAATTGCAGATAAAGTTGAACCTAGAAAAAGAACTTCTTATATGGCAAGCTTAGGAGCAGCAAATGGAATCGGAATGATTATAGGACCAATGGCTGGGGGAGCACTTGCTATATATGGATTAACTACACCTTTATATTTTGCAGCTATTTTGCCTCTAGTTGCTGTTGTAATTATATACTTTAAATTAGAACCAAGTAAAAAAAGAGAAAAGACTCAAGAAAAACCTATTCATTTTTTAGATAAACGATTAAGACTTCCTATGATAACTTCATTTTTTACTATGTATAGTATCGTAACCTCACAAGTTTGTATTGGCTTTTTTATACTTGATAAATTCTATTTAGGAGAGATTGAAGCAGCAAAAAGTACAGGATATATTTTAGCCGTTATTGGTGTTGTTTTTATAATAACACAAATTGCTGTTTCAAAATTAAAAAATATTTCTTCTTATACTTGGCTAACACTAGGCTCAATTCTTTGTGCTAGTGGTTATTTTTTAGTTAGCATTATTACAACACAACTTCAACTAACAATTGCATTTAGTATTGGAACTGTTGGCTTAGGAATGTTAATGCCTGCATTTTTAGCAATCACTGCAAATAGTGTGCAAGAACATGAGCAAGGAGTTGCAGCAGGAACAGTTTCTGCTGCACAAGGATTAGGAATAATTATAGGACCATTATTAAGTACATTACTTTATGAAATAAAACCTGAAATACCTTTTTTATTTTCAGCAGTTACTTTTTTACTTTTGACTATAATTTCACTTTCTTATAAAAAAGAGGACCTTATAAAATGTTAG
- a CDS encoding ABC transporter ATP-binding protein, giving the protein MNKQTNKKHGLWAIMKPVMFEIRLAMLLAAIGSLSLIATLIILSLTLTNIMQGTPLEIFDIKLDLVNTIVLLAIMTSIAFVSRFYAFVVSHLGAFRLEQILRTKLAQHLAEVPLGYIISNGSGTLKKVMQNDVRSLHTFVADSVPMIAKSVLAPITTLIVLFIIDFRLALASISILILGWLAMAYAMRDSKELREKYDQSQSDINKAVIEFAQAMPVVRTFDDGTSSFKRYNNSLHAYKENLNNWMKISAIPAKLGMIILSPLPTLLAVLFTGVILLNAGSLELFALISALFLSTGMADAMMPLMWLQNFIKKSQASALKIQEVLDIPTLPVSKNVQTPTSFDLEFKDVFFKYENVEKNYALKNINFKIESGSVTALVGPSGAGKSTIAKLIPRFWDVSKGEICIGGVNIKDIEPQVLMNTVSFVFQDTFLFQDTIYNNIKIANQNATKEEVIKAAKAAQIHDFIESLPKAYETKAGDRGTNLSGGQKQRITIARAILRDTPIVVLDEATAFADPENEEEIVKALANLTVNKTVIMIAHRLSTIKNADQIVVFNQGEISEIGKHEELLENKSIYKKLWDNYEKASQWNLEKGKENE; this is encoded by the coding sequence ATGAATAAACAAACAAATAAAAAACATGGACTATGGGCTATTATGAAACCTGTAATGTTTGAGATACGTTTAGCAATGCTTTTAGCAGCAATTGGAAGCTTATCTTTAATTGCTACACTTATCATTTTATCTTTAACTTTAACAAATATTATGCAAGGCACTCCCCTAGAAATCTTTGATATAAAACTTGACCTTGTAAATACAATTGTATTATTAGCAATAATGACAAGTATAGCTTTTGTATCAAGATTTTATGCTTTTGTAGTTTCTCACTTAGGAGCATTTAGATTAGAACAAATTTTACGTACTAAACTAGCCCAACATTTAGCAGAAGTTCCTTTGGGATATATTATTTCAAATGGTTCTGGAACACTAAAAAAAGTAATGCAAAATGATGTTAGAAGTTTACATACTTTTGTAGCGGACAGTGTTCCTATGATAGCAAAAAGTGTACTTGCTCCTATTACAACACTAATAGTTCTATTTATAATAGATTTTAGACTAGCCCTTGCTAGTATCTCTATTTTAATTCTTGGTTGGCTTGCTATGGCTTATGCTATGAGAGATTCAAAAGAACTAAGAGAAAAATATGACCAAAGCCAAAGTGATATCAATAAAGCAGTAATTGAGTTCGCACAAGCTATGCCAGTAGTAAGAACTTTTGATGATGGAACAAGTTCTTTCAAACGATATAATAACTCACTTCATGCATATAAAGAGAACTTAAATAATTGGATGAAAATAAGTGCAATTCCTGCAAAACTAGGAATGATAATCTTAAGTCCACTTCCTACACTTTTAGCCGTTTTATTTACAGGAGTTATTCTTTTAAACGCTGGGTCATTAGAACTTTTTGCTTTAATTTCTGCACTTTTTTTAAGTACTGGTATGGCAGATGCCATGATGCCTTTAATGTGGCTTCAAAACTTTATCAAAAAATCTCAAGCCTCAGCATTAAAGATTCAAGAAGTATTAGATATCCCTACTTTGCCTGTATCTAAAAATGTACAAACTCCAACAAGTTTTGATTTAGAGTTTAAAGATGTATTCTTTAAATATGAAAATGTAGAAAAAAACTATGCTCTAAAAAATATAAACTTTAAAATAGAAAGTGGAAGTGTCACAGCTTTAGTAGGTCCAAGTGGTGCAGGAAAAAGTACCATTGCAAAACTTATTCCTAGATTTTGGGATGTAAGTAAAGGAGAGATTTGTATAGGAGGAGTAAATATTAAAGATATAGAGCCACAAGTTTTAATGAATACTGTCTCTTTTGTATTTCAAGATACCTTTCTTTTTCAAGACACAATCTACAACAATATTAAAATAGCAAATCAAAATGCAACCAAAGAAGAGGTAATAAAAGCAGCAAAAGCAGCCCAAATACATGATTTTATTGAAAGCCTTCCAAAAGCTTATGAAACTAAAGCAGGAGATAGAGGAACAAACCTTTCAGGGGGACAAAAACAACGTATCACAATAGCCCGTGCAATTTTAAGAGACACTCCTATTGTAGTACTTGATGAAGCAACTGCTTTTGCAGACCCAGAAAATGAAGAAGAGATAGTTAAAGCCTTAGCAAACCTAACTGTAAATAAAACAGTTATTATGATAGCTCACCGCCTTTCAACTATAAAAAATGCTGACCAAATAGTAGTGTTTAACCAAGGAGAAATAAGTGAAATAGGCAAACACGAAGAGCTATTAGAAAATAAATCTATCTACAAAAAGTTATGGGATAACTATGAAAAAGCAAGTCAATGGAACTTAGAAAAAGGAAAAGAAAATGAATAA